The following are encoded together in the Macadamia integrifolia cultivar HAES 741 chromosome 10, SCU_Mint_v3, whole genome shotgun sequence genome:
- the LOC122092370 gene encoding GDSL esterase/lipase 7-like, which produces MGKKGYSGACIGSVVFFCLAIVGSGLSPAATPAPAPAPGPVESNGGGPLIVPALYVFGDSLVDSGNNNYLSTMARANYLPYGVDFPGGPTGRFTNGKTVADFIAESLGLPLVPPDLSISQIKRNETTTGVNYASGSAGILPQTGTTLGSNLNLDSQISKFEDTVMRNLPHMFPSSKELSQYLSKSIFLVDVGSNDFINPYLQPQSTDLSIPNPQKNPQDFAKLLTSNLSDYLQRLYQLGARKFVVFEVGPIGCIPALTNNSKGLIGGCIQELNNPVTTYNQQLSSLLKFLNSKLKGSIFSQAKAYSLLMLETNKATKTGLSDVMKACCSGTLHCTASQPSCKNANQHFFFDGFHPTEAINSKVARAVFSDSSACSPISIQNMAKA; this is translated from the exons ATGGGAAAGAAGGGGTACTCGGGTGCTTGCATTGGTAGTgttgttttcttttgtcttGCCATCGTGGGTAGTGGGTTATCCCCGGCGGCGACACCGGCACCTGCACCGGCACCGGGGCCGGTGGAGTCTAATGGTGGTGGTCCATTAATTGTGCCGGCTTTGTACGTGTTTGGGGACTCTCTGGTTGACAGTGGAAACAACAATTATCTATCAACGATGGCCAGAGCCAATTATCTACCTTATGGTGTTGATTTCCCTGGTGGACCCACCGGCCGCTTCACCAATGGCAAAACTGTTGCTGATTTCATAG CTGAGTCTCTAGGGCTACCTCTTGTCCCTCCAGATCTTAGTATTTCACAGATAAAGAGGAACGAAACTACAACTGGTGTAAATTATGCATCCGGGTCAGCTGGCATTCTCCCTCAAACAGGCACCACGTTG GGAAGCAATTTGAACTTAGACAGTCAAATCAGTAAGTTCGAGGACACTGTGATGAGGAACTTGCCCCACATGTTCCCAAGCTCAAAGGAACTTTCTCAATACTTGTCCAAATCTATTTTCTTGGTTGATGTGGGGAGCAATGATTTCATCAATCCATATCTTCAACCACAATCTACAGACTTATCAATCCCTAATCCTCAAAAGAATCCCCAAGACTTTGCCAAACTTCTTACAAGCAACCTCTCAGATTATTTGCAG AGACTGTATCAACTTGGGGCTAGGAAGTTTGTAGTATTTGAGGTTGGCCCCATTGGATGTATACCAGCTCTCACCAATAACAGTAAGGGACTCATTGGAGGATGCATCCAAGAATTAAACAATCCAGTAACTACATACAATCAACAGCTTTCCTCGCTACTCAAATTCTTGAATTCCAAGCTTAAGGGCTCAATTTTTTCTCAAGCTAAAGCTTACTCATTGTTGATGCTAGAGACAAATAAAGCTACTAAAACAG GGCTTTCTGATGTAATGAAGGCGTGTTGCTCTGGAACATTACATTGCACTGCATCTCAACCATCATGCAAGAACGCAAACCAACACTTTTTCTTCGATGGATTCCATCCGACTGAAGCAATCAACTCAAAAGTTGCAAGAGCAGTCTTCTCTGATTCATCGGCATGCTCTCCAATCAGTATCCAAAATATGGCAAAAGCTTAA